ATAACGAAAGAAACTTAATTTTGTAAATCCTTTTTTGCTTTTCCTTCATAAGCCAATTTTTCATTTTCATAAGTAAGCAGCTGATCATCAAAATGTGTGACTTTAAAATCAAGGTAATCAATCGCTTTTTGTAAGTTCATTGCTTGCTTTTTTAGTTCTTTTAGCTGAGACACAAGTAGTTTTTTACGCTCTTTAGGTGGCTGTTTTTGCTGATATTTAGCCACAAATTCTTGCAGTCTTTTAACCGAAACACCAGCTTGACGTAAAGCTTTAATGTAAAAAATCCAATTTTGATCATATTCGCTATATTCACGATAGCCGTTAGTGTCCCGCCTAACTGCTGGTATTAAACCGCATTTCTCCCAATAGCGTAGTGTATCCTTTGATAAATTAAACTGGGAGCTAACTTCATTAATATTCAAAAAATCTCCTCACATCAGCGAATCATATTATAAATACGTTCAACCGCAGCCGGATCGCGATGATCAAAAAATTGGCTTTGTCGTTTATCTAACCCGTTGATTTTGGTCATTTCTTGATCAGTTAAAGTAAAATCAAAAATATTACTATTTTCCACAATTCGCTCACGATGAACAGATTTTGGAATAACAACTATTTTTCTCTGAATTAGCCATCTTAAAATCACCTGTCCCACCGATTTATGGTGACTCAATCCAATTTCTTGTAGAAGTGGGTTACTAAAAATCTGGTTTTTCCCTTCTGCAAATGGTGCCCAAGCTTCTGGCTGAATTGCTTTGTCTTGCAAGAATTTAACAGCATCTTGTTGTTGCATCCAAGGATTAATCTCAATTTGATTAACGGCTGGTCGTACGTGATTATACAAAGCCAAATCCCAAATTCGGTCAGGTTCAAAATTCGATACACCAATTGCACGACTCATCCCAGATTCATATGCTTCTTCCATTGCACGCCAAGAGCCGTAAACATCACCATAAGGTTGATGAATTAAGTATAAATCAAGATAATCTAACTGCAACTTTTTTAATGATTCATTGATTGCTCTTTTAGTGGCTTCATATCCTGTGTCCTGGACCCATAATTTAGTAGTAACAAAAATATCTGATCTTGTTATTCCGCTCTTCTTAATTGCTCGTCCTACTGCTTCTTCATTTCCATATGAGCTAGCTGTATCAATTAGCCTGTAACCTGCATCCAATGCTGTCAAGACAGCCTTTTCTGCCTCCTTATTGTCAGTAATTTGGAAAACACCAAAGCCTAAAAGCGGCATTTCAATTCCATTGTTTAATTTAACTGTTTCCATGCGTATTCCTCAATCAACTATGTTTAATAATTTTGCAGTTATTATAAACCTTGGAGTGCAGACCAATGCAAGAGGAGTAAAAAGTATTCCCAATGTGGCTCAGATTAAACGTAATAAGGCCAACGAAATTACGCCCACCAAAACGATTACCAATAACGATTTACTAATTAAGGCAACAATAAAGGTGGGTAGTGATGCCAAAACATAATCCACATTAACTTTGGGAAGATGTCCTAGACTTGGCGTAAATAAACTACTAAACCAAAGAGATGCCATGATTACAATTGGTACAAATGATAGAAATTCAACTATTATTTTAGGTAAAGTAAATTTTTTTAATAAAACAAATGGCAAAATTCGCGATAGCCAAGTGGCAATTCCGCAGCCAATAATTGTTAACATTGTGTAGTTAGAAAAAGACATGTTTCACTACCATCCCCAATATGCACCCTAAAATTGTCACCACAAGAATAACTAACTGTTCAGGTAAAATAATCATGCATAAGTAAGTTAAAAC
This genomic window from Lactobacillus panisapium contains:
- a CDS encoding AzlD domain-containing protein; the encoded protein is MSFSNYTMLTIIGCGIATWLSRILPFVLLKKFTLPKIIVEFLSFVPIVIMASLWFSSLFTPSLGHLPKVNVDYVLASLPTFIVALISKSLLVIVLVGVISLALLRLI
- a CDS encoding MerR family transcriptional regulator, whose protein sequence is MNINEVSSQFNLSKDTLRYWEKCGLIPAVRRDTNGYREYSEYDQNWIFYIKALRQAGVSVKRLQEFVAKYQQKQPPKERKKLLVSQLKELKKQAMNLQKAIDYLDFKVTHFDDQLLTYENEKLAYEGKAKKDLQN
- a CDS encoding aldo/keto reductase, translated to METVKLNNGIEMPLLGFGVFQITDNKEAEKAVLTALDAGYRLIDTASSYGNEEAVGRAIKKSGITRSDIFVTTKLWVQDTGYEATKRAINESLKKLQLDYLDLYLIHQPYGDVYGSWRAMEEAYESGMSRAIGVSNFEPDRIWDLALYNHVRPAVNQIEINPWMQQQDAVKFLQDKAIQPEAWAPFAEGKNQIFSNPLLQEIGLSHHKSVGQVILRWLIQRKIVVIPKSVHRERIVENSNIFDFTLTDQEMTKINGLDKRQSQFFDHRDPAAVERIYNMIR